The following are encoded in a window of Echeneis naucrates chromosome 19, fEcheNa1.1, whole genome shotgun sequence genomic DNA:
- the pdap1a gene encoding pdgfa associated protein 1a isoform X2 has protein sequence MPRGGKKGHKGRGKQFSNPEEIDRQMRVQKEMEENAGAEKGSSSESEGESSSDEEKRSGVEGLIEIENPNRVSQKSKKVAELDVSAPRELSRREREEIEKQKSKERYMKLHLEGKTEQARADLARLAIIKKQREEAAKKREELRKEKEAEEAKARR, from the exons ATGCCTCGAGGCG GAAAAAAGGGCCACAAgggcagagggaagcagttcaGCAATCCTGAGGAGATTGACCGACAGATGAGAGTGCAGAAAGAGATG GAAGAAAATGCTGGTGCAGAAAAAGGGAGCTCTTCAGAGTCTGAAggagagagcagcagtgatgaAGA GAAAAGGAGTGGAGTAGAGGGGCTTATCGAGATTGAGAATCCCAACCGTGTATCTCAGAAGAGCAAGAAGGTTGCTGAGTTAGATGTCAGTGCTCCCAGAGAACTGAGTCGCAGAGAGAG AGAGGAGATAGAGAAGCAGAAATCAAAGGAGCGCTACATGAAGCTCCATCTTGAGGGGAAAACTGAGCAGGCCAGAGCTGACCTTGCCAGACTGGCCATCATcaagaaacagagggaggaagctgccaagaaaagagaagaactCAGGAAAG aaaaagaagcagaagaagccAAAGCAAGGCGCTAA
- the pdap1a gene encoding pdgfa associated protein 1a isoform X1 gives MPRGGKKGHKGRGKQFSNPEEIDRQMRVQKEMEENAGAEKGSSSESEGESSSDEESDSRKRSGVEGLIEIENPNRVSQKSKKVAELDVSAPRELSRREREEIEKQKSKERYMKLHLEGKTEQARADLARLAIIKKQREEAAKKREELRKEKEAEEAKARR, from the exons ATGCCTCGAGGCG GAAAAAAGGGCCACAAgggcagagggaagcagttcaGCAATCCTGAGGAGATTGACCGACAGATGAGAGTGCAGAAAGAGATG GAAGAAAATGCTGGTGCAGAAAAAGGGAGCTCTTCAGAGTCTGAAggagagagcagcagtgatgaAGAGTCTGAT TCCAGGAAAAGGAGTGGAGTAGAGGGGCTTATCGAGATTGAGAATCCCAACCGTGTATCTCAGAAGAGCAAGAAGGTTGCTGAGTTAGATGTCAGTGCTCCCAGAGAACTGAGTCGCAGAGAGAG AGAGGAGATAGAGAAGCAGAAATCAAAGGAGCGCTACATGAAGCTCCATCTTGAGGGGAAAACTGAGCAGGCCAGAGCTGACCTTGCCAGACTGGCCATCATcaagaaacagagggaggaagctgccaagaaaagagaagaactCAGGAAAG aaaaagaagcagaagaagccAAAGCAAGGCGCTAA